AGAATGGACGGGCTCTGACCAGGGCAGCGGCAGGCTGTGGACTGACGGGGTTTACATGCAGGCTGTAAGTCTGTACCTGCAAGGGAAAGAGAAAGTCGGTGTCAGAGGGGCCTGGAGACTCGGGGAAAAAGAAGGCTGCGCAAGTGCGCAGATGCGCGTGTACTGTACCCATAACCCGGAACTCATGGCATACCAATTGAATAAGAGAAGAAGCCGTAGAAAGGAGCAAGGGAACGATATTTTGGTGCACCCTTGGAAGTCGCGATGTGTTAAGAACCGCTTCTTCAGAACGGAGCAGAGCTATGTTGGCGTGGAAGTGGATTCACCCCCATCGCTGCAGTAGATGGGTGCGCGAAGGCATCCCCATAGGCCGAAGTGGAtgcgacgacgaggaacCCTGAGCCTACAGCTGACACTTGGGCTAGCTTGCTGTGCGGGAATTCCAATTCATGTTGATGGTGTGAGCAGAAAGTGGTCAACGAATCCATTCGACAGAAGCGTTCTGGAATGCAGCTTAACATGCAACCACACGAAGGGAGCAGGTGATTGGCTTTGATCAGGCAACCGCACCATAAACCTGCAGATATTGATGCAGTCTTGCAGCATGTTATGAGTGATCTGCTTGAGGTCAACCAATCATACCCTGGTAGGACTAAAACGCTGCAAGCCCTCCTCGGCCCTTAAGTGTAGGCGCATTCCACCGAGAATCAGACCCGGCCATCTTCCTCTTCGGCTCTCACCATCCGTTACCGACATTCTGgggaagagaaaaaaaagacatAAGAGAAAACAACAGCAGCACACAATGGATAGCAGCTTCAATGTACGTCGGAATAAGCAGCAAGGATGCCAGAGGATATCTGGATCCTCCATCGCCCCGGAGAGACTCTCCCGTTATCTTAAAGAAGAATTCAATTCCCACCAGTTCGAGTTTGAGTCAAGAAAAAACTCTTACGTGATCCGGGCTCCGCGTGATCTCTCGCCAGTACGTGCGCCCTAAAGTTAAGGAACATGGAAGATCGCTAATGCAAAAACAGGATGAAATTCAAAGACTCCGGACAAGTCGCATGTAGGAATAGTAGAACCAGCGATGGAGCGGAAAAGGAACTATTTGCTGCTCGAGTTTTTCGGGCGAAACACGACGGCGTTGAGAATTCACAGCATAGCCACGGGGTTTGGGAAGGATTGCATTCGTTTGGCACATCAATGCTTTGAGAATATCACATCATGAGGATTTGGAAAATCTTGGGACATCAATTCTTGTATTGTGATTTACTAGACTCAATTAGAACACACTCGTTCACTGTCACCTCAGGCGTTCCCATGTCAGGATCACCTATCAGCAGGTGCTCTAAAAAGGGCGTCCAACCTGTCAGAAGCCTAGGAAGCCCCAACTTTACCAACCTGCGATCGCCGTGCATTGACTCGAACCTGAAAGTTTACAGGTTTCACGAACCAACAGTTCCTAGTAACCCAGGGAGCGTCCCTACAAATTTCAAAATCAAACTCGTGCAGTAACCTGGGCATCAATTTCGAAATTTCCAAGATGGAAATGTGTCTTCCGATGCAGGTTCGTGATCCCAGGCCGAACTATCAGCTCGTCAGTGACAGCACTGGAACATGCAATCTCTAGCTCTTCTACAGGTGGCTTACCGGCATCCAGTGTCTGTTCATCGCTGACAAACGATCGGTATCCGTAGTCAACCATCGATCCGGTCTGAAAGAGGCTGCATCTTCGCCAAAGATGGACGGGTGGTGGTGCTCAACCCAAGTGTTGATGCCCACGATGGTCTAATAATGATTAGTGAATGTCAACCAGTCTACAATGCTGACATGGTTTCAACATACCCCGGCTGGAAAGAATTTCCCTGCAATAGTAGCTCCTCCTTCAGGAACAACTCTCTCGAGGGGAAGCCCAGTCGCGGGATGCAATCTCAATGCCTCTTTAATGACTGCCTGGAGGTATGGCAGCTTCAGACTCTCCTGGAAGTTTAGTCGTCGAGGATCACCAGTTCTCTGGGAATAGAATTCGTCAATCTCTTTTTGCAGCTTGCTCATCTCTTTAGGGTTCCGGAGAAGCTGATATAAAATGGCGCTAAGGCTGATGGCGGTCGTGTCTGAGCCTGCAACCATGTTTGATACACAACCCGCCAGAACATGGTATTGAGAGAAAGTTGATGAGTCCTCGGAGTGCTTTCCGAGAAATTTGGAGAGAAAGTCCATTGTGCCAGACTGTTCAGAGAGATGCGAAGTATCCTCAGCATCGACTGCTTTGGGCTTTGCCTGATGGTCTGCCAAGCAACCCTTGGTGAACTCGACGATGAATTGCCTGCCAGTACCCCGTTTACCTAGCCGACTCCTGATGGGTGCTAAGTAGGAGTGGAGGTACGAGTATACTCCTACCATAGTCGCGTAGTAGATGTGATTTTCGAGATTCTTGATCACCGCTCCGACATCGAGACCCCGGTCCAGGAATCCAAGTCTCTTGGAGTAGGTGATCATACCAACCACGTCGAATGCGTAACACTGGAACCAATGACCCATGTCAACAGGCTCTACCGTCTTTCCTCTGCCACTCATCTCTGAGAGCCTTCTGGAGAACAAGTCCGCACACTCATCGACGTAGCTCTCGTAGTGCACCAAGGAGGACATGCTGTACATGCTTTGATAGAGACGTCGATTTTCGCTGTGGCGCTTCTCGTTTCGGTCCGAGAACAAAGACCATTGATGCGGGTTTGGATCACCCCACGTGTCGTACCACGTAGACTTTGAAAATGCGTGGCCATGACCGTAGATCACCTTCGCTGCGTGTGGGTCATTGATACTGAATCTATTTGGACCATATCGGACAATTGAGCCTTGGAGGAGTTAGCTCATTTACACTGGATTCTTCCAAGTTGATAAAGTCTTCGAGACAAGACTGTGTTTCTGTCCAGTAGAACCCCTCCAACAAGACGACTTGCCATATTTTCGGTGCAGCTCAATGTTGTCAACCTCGAAGCGGCCCTGATGAATCCTCCACGCGTACCATAGGTCCGTGAACCGCGCAAAGAAGGGGCCGGGGACGGATGCGAGTGGGGCCGCGAAGCCGCGATAGATCTTTGCCAGGAGCTGCACTCCCACAAAGAGTGCGACTATCACCAAAAGGACGTATGCCTGCATTCTATCGATTGATACGGCTGTTGCAGAACCCTCTGTGGATGCTTGGAAATGTGTGTAATCAGATAATCCATCAGTTATCGCAGTTGCTCATGGGAGATAGCGGGCTCGAGATTGGCAACTATGCGCTATGCAGCTCCCGAGGCTAAGAAAGCTAGCCAAGGCATCTCAAAGGCGGGGTCAATCATTGCGAGTTTCCACTATCATGGAAGTCAAGGCTCTGAATGACGTACGGTGTCCGCGGACAACCTCATGGCGACCCCGCATGTCTGCTTGCTTGCGGTCCCGGCTGCTTCGGCCGGCAGTCCGAGCGCAGGATGGTATCTCACTACTAGTCTGTCTAAGCCAACCCATATCCGATGAACACCAATCACATCTTGGGTAAACTGTTGCTTACTTCTTTCGATGAGTATCAGCGGGGCATCGGCCGAACATCGCTAAAATTAGAAGTTTAGAACGTTGGGCTTTGGACGATGGAGTTGCGATGGGCCTCTCGGCCCCCGAAATGTTTATCATGGACTTGTTTTTGTCTAACGAAGTTCAGCTTAATTACAAGCAAAGTTCTGCCTCACTTCAAACACATGTTGGTCAAGCAAATTGAAGCCATTGACAAGAGCAACAGAGAAGTTCAACATGCAGAGCACCCTTCCAGCGTCTTGGTATCGTGAGCCAGGCTTCTATCAACTGGAGAGAC
The DNA window shown above is from Colletotrichum lupini chromosome 7, complete sequence and carries:
- a CDS encoding cytochrome P450, which produces MGWLRQTSSEIPSCARTAGRSSRDRKQADMRGRHEVVRGHQGSATAVSIDRMQAYVLLVIVALFVGVQLLAKIYRGFAAPLASVPGPFFARFTDLWYAWRIHQGRFEVDNIELHRKYGKSSCSIVRYGPNRFSINDPHAAKVIYGHGHAFSKSTWYDTWGDPNPHQWSLFSDRNEKRHSENRRLYQSMYSMSSLVHYESYVDECADLFSRRLSEMSGRGKTVEPVDMGHWFQCYAFDVVGMITYSKRLGFLDRGLDVGAVIKNLENHIYYATMVGVYSYLHSYLAPIRSRLGKRGTGRQFIVEFTKGCLADHQAKPKAVDAEDTSHLSEQSGTMDFLSKFLGKHSEDSSTFSQYHVLAGCVSNMVAGSDTTAISLSAILYQLLRNPKEMSKLQKEIDEFYSQRTGDPRRLNFQESLKLPYLQAVIKEALRLHPATGLPLERVVPEGGATIAGKFFPAGTIVGINTWVEHHHPSIFGEDAASFRPDRWLTTDTDRLSAMNRHWMPFGLGSRTCIGRHISILEISKLMPRLLHEFDFEICRDAPWVTRNCWFVKPVNFQVRVNARRSQVILTWERLR